In one Limosilactobacillus oris genomic region, the following are encoded:
- a CDS encoding HAD-IIB family hydrolase: MHYRYVAVDIDGTLLDDHDRYDQVRLTKDICALRRQNVTFLIASGNSLDALQTQFGKLVNNFVAENGGRVVVAGQEIRGVAHRPETLAKLLDYIHCLPQPDLLSLSAASQTMIPQKFASVPVPYYPHHAYFKRLVEIRELVYNVNVNWYQRQLPLDQIQQIARTINRTFPEVNATYSGAYGIDILPCGVNKARGLQKFVQHTGGSMDQVVAVGDTSNDVEMVSAVGLGLAMRNATPDLQSAAAAVTVADNNHAGLLRAIEALFSL; encoded by the coding sequence ATGCACTATCGTTACGTTGCTGTGGATATTGACGGGACCCTGCTTGACGATCATGACCGCTACGACCAAGTGCGCCTTACCAAAGATATTTGCGCCCTCCGTCGGCAAAACGTCACCTTCTTAATTGCAAGTGGAAATAGCCTTGATGCCTTACAGACGCAGTTTGGTAAGCTGGTCAATAACTTCGTGGCAGAAAACGGCGGTCGGGTCGTAGTTGCCGGGCAGGAGATTCGTGGAGTTGCCCATCGGCCAGAGACGCTTGCTAAGCTGTTAGACTACATCCATTGTCTCCCCCAGCCAGACCTCCTCTCCCTATCTGCCGCTAGTCAGACAATGATTCCCCAGAAATTCGCGTCAGTACCGGTCCCCTACTATCCTCATCATGCCTATTTTAAACGGCTGGTTGAGATAAGGGAGCTGGTTTACAACGTCAATGTTAACTGGTATCAGCGTCAGCTGCCCTTGGATCAGATCCAGCAGATTGCCCGCACGATTAACCGGACCTTCCCAGAAGTCAATGCTACGTATAGCGGTGCCTATGGCATTGATATTCTTCCCTGCGGCGTTAATAAGGCCCGGGGACTACAAAAGTTTGTCCAGCACACTGGTGGCAGCATGGACCAGGTTGTTGCCGTGGGTGACACCTCAAACGATGTGGAAATGGTCTCAGCGGTCGGACTCGGCCTTGCTATGAGAAACGCCACCCCAGATTTGCAAAGTGCCGCCGCTGCCGTGACTGTTGCCGATAACAACCATGCTGGCCTGCTTAGAGCAATCGAAGCGCTCTTTTCTTTGTGA
- the ubiE gene encoding bifunctional demethylmenaquinone methyltransferase/2-methoxy-6-polyprenyl-1,4-benzoquinol methylase UbiE, with protein MTLTNHHSENEVNEMFSRVAGKYDLLNNVISLGTQKSWRAKLFDQLTLKAGMDCLDLCCGTGDLTIALARQVGPSGRTIGLDFNQDMLAHAEAKVRKAGLGKDIELIQTDAMALPFSAGAFDVVTIGFGLRNVPDANQVLAEAYRVLKPGGQFACLEMSQPTNPVVKAGWRAYFHVFPHLAQLFGGKAADYQYLQTTAQQFVSADQLLQMMQASGFHSCHYIKLNWGAGALHIGKK; from the coding sequence ATGACATTAACCAATCACCACTCTGAAAATGAAGTCAATGAAATGTTCTCCCGGGTGGCAGGAAAATATGATCTGCTTAATAACGTTATCAGCCTGGGAACGCAAAAGAGCTGGCGGGCAAAGCTGTTTGACCAGTTAACACTTAAAGCCGGTATGGACTGTCTCGACCTTTGCTGCGGGACGGGGGACCTGACAATTGCCCTTGCCCGGCAGGTGGGGCCGAGCGGCCGAACAATCGGCCTAGATTTTAACCAGGACATGCTCGCACATGCAGAAGCAAAGGTTCGCAAAGCCGGGCTGGGTAAAGATATTGAACTCATCCAGACCGATGCAATGGCACTCCCGTTTTCTGCTGGGGCATTCGACGTGGTTACCATCGGCTTTGGCCTGCGCAACGTTCCAGATGCCAATCAAGTACTCGCTGAGGCTTATCGTGTCCTCAAGCCAGGCGGGCAATTTGCCTGTTTGGAAATGTCGCAGCCGACTAACCCAGTGGTAAAAGCTGGTTGGCGAGCCTATTTCCATGTTTTTCCTCACCTCGCGCAGCTCTTTGGCGGAAAGGCCGCGGATTACCAGTACCTGCAAACCACGGCCCAGCAGTTTGTTTCGGCCGACCAGCTGTTACAGATGATGCAGGCAAGTGGTTTCCACAGTTGCCACTACATCAAGCTCAACTGGGGAGCGGGTGCCCTGCATATTGGCAAGAAATAA
- a CDS encoding LutC/YkgG family protein, which yields MSSLLEQANSKENREQFLNRLQKASGRKRHQLADHPFKPLNDLPDQLLADKSPEELYAEAVKNSESVNATVVEKTAAEVADYLRQLVAKKDIQNLLLPGVDQAVWDNYGLGDWYQHSGVATVNTWSPQADRMTNEEYANQADLAVGMADYLIASTGTVTVVNSPAQGRGFNFLPTRFLAIVPKSGLVRSTREAVEKYQHRFADGLATSAITFISGPSNSGDIEMELVVGVHGPIECTYLVVADR from the coding sequence ATGAGTAGTCTCTTAGAACAAGCTAATAGCAAGGAGAACCGCGAGCAGTTTCTTAACCGCCTGCAAAAGGCCAGTGGCCGAAAACGCCACCAATTGGCCGATCATCCGTTCAAGCCGCTGAATGACCTGCCAGACCAGCTCTTAGCTGACAAGAGTCCCGAAGAGCTTTACGCGGAAGCAGTTAAAAATAGCGAATCGGTTAACGCGACGGTTGTCGAAAAAACGGCCGCGGAGGTCGCAGACTACCTCCGTCAGTTAGTAGCAAAGAAGGACATTCAAAACCTGCTCTTGCCGGGAGTTGACCAGGCAGTATGGGATAATTATGGACTAGGGGACTGGTACCAGCATTCGGGCGTAGCAACGGTCAACACTTGGTCCCCGCAAGCCGACCGCATGACTAACGAGGAGTATGCCAACCAGGCTGATTTGGCGGTTGGGATGGCTGACTACCTGATTGCCTCCACCGGGACAGTTACCGTGGTTAATAGTCCGGCGCAGGGGCGGGGCTTCAATTTCCTGCCTACCCGGTTCTTAGCAATCGTTCCTAAAAGCGGCCTGGTACGGTCTACTAGAGAAGCAGTGGAAAAGTATCAGCACCGGTTCGCTGACGGTCTAGCCACTTCCGCAATTACCTTTATCTCTGGTCCTTCCAATTCTGGTGATATCGAGATGGAGCTGGTCGTCGGGGTTCACGGACCAATTGAATGCACCTACCTCGTCGTCGCCGACCGTTAA
- a CDS encoding LutB/LldF family L-lactate oxidation iron-sulfur protein — MGIATSNQPFKQRVKEAESDQFMRAAIAKAQDAQFVKRTASRRELGHWNEWRDLAEQIRQHVLKYLPDYLEEFAGNVEQQGGHVFFAQTEDEAHQFIKELAIAKKAKNIVKSKSMVTTEIDLDKTLLSIPGVNLLESDLAEFILQEDNWDEPAHIVFPTLGKNRDQIQKEFQKLGYDGDNDPQHEARFVRGYLRKYFMNADFGITGCNFAIADNGMINLDTNEGNADLTMAIPKTQVVVMGMERIVPSMKEAEVLDNMLARSAVGQKLTTYCTFTGKQRAGEVDGPEDFWVVIVDDGRSKALGTEFEPILQCIRCGACMNVCPVYRQIGGKAYGSIYPGPLGEVLSPILGGYEQFQELPYACSLCAACTETCPVKIPLQHLIREHRIVEMDDKHMDHSMTNLILKMVGVGTSSPFLFDSALAMAHPGTKLFTDDGPNSVEPMYDGGKIDYVPKAAPKLIHGWIDTRDVPRPPKAKNNFRHWYKHHQPVEPAPIVKKEGGQADE; from the coding sequence ATGGGAATCGCAACGAGTAACCAACCCTTCAAGCAACGGGTAAAAGAAGCGGAGTCAGACCAGTTTATGCGTGCCGCGATCGCCAAGGCCCAGGACGCCCAGTTTGTTAAGCGTACTGCGTCCCGGCGAGAACTCGGACACTGGAACGAATGGCGGGACTTAGCAGAACAGATCCGGCAGCACGTTCTCAAATACCTGCCGGACTACCTGGAAGAATTCGCTGGTAATGTTGAGCAGCAGGGAGGCCACGTCTTCTTTGCCCAGACAGAAGATGAGGCTCACCAGTTCATTAAGGAACTAGCAATTGCTAAAAAGGCGAAGAACATCGTTAAATCCAAGTCAATGGTCACGACCGAAATTGACCTGGACAAGACCCTGTTATCGATTCCTGGTGTCAACCTGCTGGAAAGTGACCTAGCCGAATTTATCCTCCAGGAAGACAACTGGGATGAGCCGGCCCACATTGTTTTCCCGACCCTTGGGAAAAACCGTGACCAGATTCAAAAGGAGTTTCAGAAACTCGGCTATGATGGTGACAATGATCCCCAGCACGAGGCCCGCTTCGTCCGTGGCTACCTGCGGAAGTACTTCATGAACGCTGACTTTGGCATTACCGGTTGCAACTTCGCTATTGCTGACAACGGAATGATTAACCTGGACACCAACGAAGGAAACGCCGACTTAACAATGGCCATTCCTAAGACCCAAGTAGTCGTAATGGGGATGGAACGAATCGTGCCATCAATGAAGGAAGCCGAAGTGTTGGACAACATGCTCGCGCGGAGTGCAGTCGGGCAAAAGCTAACGACCTACTGTACCTTTACCGGAAAGCAAAGGGCGGGCGAGGTTGACGGTCCAGAAGACTTCTGGGTCGTAATCGTTGATGACGGTCGTTCTAAAGCCCTAGGGACTGAATTTGAGCCCATCCTCCAGTGTATTCGCTGTGGTGCCTGCATGAACGTCTGCCCGGTTTACCGGCAGATCGGTGGTAAGGCCTACGGTTCGATTTATCCTGGGCCATTAGGTGAGGTACTATCACCAATCCTGGGCGGTTACGAGCAGTTTCAAGAGTTGCCATACGCTTGTTCTCTCTGCGCGGCCTGCACCGAAACCTGTCCGGTCAAGATTCCACTCCAACATTTGATTCGAGAACATCGAATTGTTGAAATGGACGACAAGCACATGGACCACTCGATGACCAACCTGATTCTAAAGATGGTCGGCGTCGGGACCAGTTCACCATTTCTCTTTGATTCAGCACTAGCTATGGCCCATCCGGGGACAAAGCTCTTTACTGATGACGGGCCAAATTCAGTTGAGCCAATGTACGATGGCGGGAAGATCGACTACGTACCAAAGGCAGCGCCAAAGCTGATCCATGGTTGGATCGATACCCGTGACGTTCCACGTCCGCCCAAGGCCAAGAATAACTTCCGCCACTGGTATAAGCACCACCAGCCGGTAGAACCCGCACCAATTGTCAAAAAGGAAGGAGGACAGGCAGATGAGTAG
- a CDS encoding (Fe-S)-binding protein, protein MNNQPRVCIFSSCLVDLLFPNVGKSMVEVLERLGCQTFLPGKQVCCGQPTYNSGYAKESLKTFKNEIDALLSLDADYIVGPTGSCVFMIKEYKDILKDDPVYGPRAAAVADKIYEFSQFIYRVLGVVDCGAELDATITVHRSCHMTRLLGERTAPFVLLDHVKGIKRIPLHNVQLCCGFGGTFSAKEPELSTAMVADKAKNIMDTKADILVGMETSCLMNIAGYMNRNGQHIKVMHIAEVLNHDVDPSRIKYLKDTDEAVVPANGGGVF, encoded by the coding sequence ATGAATAATCAACCACGAGTATGTATTTTTTCTTCATGCTTAGTTGATCTGCTTTTTCCAAACGTCGGCAAGTCAATGGTCGAGGTGCTCGAACGCCTGGGCTGTCAGACCTTTCTGCCGGGCAAGCAAGTTTGCTGCGGGCAGCCAACTTATAACAGCGGTTATGCTAAGGAATCGCTGAAGACGTTTAAAAACGAAATTGATGCTCTGTTGAGTCTGGATGCGGATTACATCGTTGGTCCTACCGGCTCCTGTGTATTCATGATTAAGGAATACAAGGACATTTTAAAGGATGATCCGGTGTACGGGCCACGGGCGGCCGCGGTTGCCGATAAGATTTATGAATTTAGCCAATTCATTTATCGGGTGCTTGGGGTCGTCGACTGTGGGGCCGAGCTGGACGCTACCATTACGGTTCACCGGTCCTGCCACATGACCCGGCTGCTCGGTGAACGAACGGCGCCGTTTGTCCTTCTGGACCATGTTAAGGGGATTAAGCGGATTCCCTTGCATAATGTCCAGCTGTGCTGCGGCTTTGGTGGTACATTCTCTGCCAAGGAGCCTGAACTCTCCACGGCGATGGTTGCCGACAAGGCCAAGAACATTATGGATACCAAGGCAGATATCCTGGTGGGGATGGAAACCTCCTGTCTAATGAATATTGCCGGCTATATGAACCGGAACGGTCAACACATCAAGGTCATGCACATTGCGGAAGTGCTCAACCACGATGTCGACCCAAGCAGGATCAAATATTTGAAGGATACCGACGAAGCGGTTGTTCCAGCCAATGGGGGAGGGGTGTTTTAA
- a CDS encoding nucleoside 2-deoxyribosyltransferase → MNKSKTVYFCAGWFTDKQNRAYQEAMKAIEANPTVDVENSYVPLQHQYKGLRVDEHPELLEDREWATATYNGDRVGVSTSDMVLAVYIPEEEDVGMGIELGMANALGKYIMVVIPDEDFGKPINLMTWGIADNFIKMSDLAKFNFNQPSYNFYEGSVY, encoded by the coding sequence ATGAATAAGAGCAAGACCGTTTACTTCTGTGCTGGTTGGTTCACCGACAAGCAAAACCGGGCCTACCAAGAGGCTATGAAGGCAATCGAAGCTAACCCGACAGTTGATGTTGAAAATTCCTATGTTCCTCTCCAACACCAGTACAAGGGCCTCCGGGTGGACGAACACCCAGAACTGCTGGAAGACCGGGAGTGGGCAACTGCAACCTACAATGGCGACCGGGTCGGGGTCTCAACTTCGGACATGGTTTTAGCAGTCTACATTCCTGAGGAAGAAGACGTCGGAATGGGAATCGAACTGGGGATGGCAAATGCCCTGGGCAAGTACATCATGGTGGTTATCCCTGACGAGGACTTTGGCAAGCCGATTAACCTGATGACCTGGGGAATCGCGGACAACTTTATTAAAATGTCAGACCTTGCCAAGTTTAACTTCAACCAGCCTAGCTATAACTTCTACGAAGGTAGCGTATATTAA
- a CDS encoding alpha/beta hydrolase produces MNKGMVTIKKFLKGLGLVIASVIVIGGCVQLYLLRGTPGRPLREADLRADTEYSTTPTLLIPGWGGSTVTYDKMINYYQSHHLAQKVLTIWVSPWGSIRVSGHLSKNQKNPLIQVLYDWNYNQTFHPQVKQLTAVLTYLQDHYNLHQVNVIAHSYGGTEFMHAYLNSPALQSKLKLHKLIFLGVPVEESLSARLDYHYHLIHHSHDQNFLRLRRQMQTWRPDYPIMIYNIMGTKPGSTRTDGAVPLIQAEMLRSLVKGHPTISYQQKIYPNTTHSQLHARKAIFHYVAHQLWGKDDSE; encoded by the coding sequence TTGAACAAAGGGATGGTTACTATCAAGAAATTTTTAAAGGGCTTGGGCCTGGTTATTGCTAGTGTGATTGTCATCGGCGGCTGTGTGCAGCTTTACCTGTTGCGCGGGACACCTGGCCGGCCCCTGCGTGAAGCTGATTTGCGGGCAGACACCGAATATTCAACAACGCCCACCTTATTGATTCCCGGTTGGGGCGGTAGCACAGTTACGTATGACAAAATGATCAACTACTATCAGAGTCACCACCTGGCGCAGAAGGTGTTGACCATCTGGGTTTCGCCCTGGGGAAGCATCCGCGTGTCCGGGCACCTCTCGAAGAACCAAAAGAACCCGCTGATCCAAGTTCTCTACGATTGGAACTATAATCAAACATTCCATCCACAGGTCAAACAGCTTACTGCCGTCTTGACTTACCTGCAAGACCATTATAATCTTCACCAGGTCAATGTCATCGCGCACTCCTATGGTGGAACTGAATTTATGCATGCTTATCTGAATTCACCGGCGCTGCAAAGCAAGTTAAAACTGCACAAGCTAATTTTCTTAGGTGTACCAGTTGAGGAAAGCCTCTCGGCCCGGTTGGATTATCACTACCACCTAATTCACCACTCACACGACCAAAACTTTCTTCGTCTCCGCCGGCAAATGCAGACTTGGCGGCCTGATTACCCCATAATGATTTATAATATCATGGGGACTAAGCCGGGGAGCACCCGCACAGATGGGGCGGTGCCGTTGATCCAGGCTGAAATGCTGCGTTCATTGGTCAAGGGCCACCCAACGATTAGCTACCAGCAAAAGATTTACCCGAACACCACCCACAGCCAGCTACATGCTCGCAAAGCAATTTTTCACTACGTCGCACACCAACTCTGGGGAAAGGATGATTCCGAGTGA
- a CDS encoding ATP-binding protein has protein sequence MPSESDLTKLHIVFNGQKTPPLKVNQLFDARRFNRFTAITGKADADFVNRYLSKFIQADIVLGASPAKHVNSASEVITKVALTDALLAVANKKPAKLFEALSSSNQANVLNGLFKFEYAPAQAIYSRFYLLSNEESGDCRVILGSIDLTEESFAKDRNQYSEVLVFDNDQRLFANLLEHFKHDIKPVLRPYFSDNLLKAAQKQLDESKKDQNAAAAGNNVVILDNDTTDQVAAQDMTDIISHDLQQQIDSAIIPHDTTIAMRNVTTDRSLVKEGIERDTKQHDTIYNLQKLSVSPRAAKPKIKDRQKIYQQVKEALVSGMTPQQRSAEKKYTTFLYDRPMERNLVNNNSGLYVPNDAGTHPIPFGKLATISQIRDSLKSIDDVIKGYQRYVVDYSDNYGKRFYEAIMYSFTAPFLWEIRTKASLNPEDGNDIPNFLILGATAGSGKSTLLRIINQLTWNTDRSLIDFGTIYPTDVAQKKNKTVEAIEHYMKTGSSYPILLDEIEPYFFQQDQYSRHLVVDTMNELVNNPQAIAPLIGTTNYDSGFTMLRETARRTYYLQIDKVIDEKLKGEANRYIYNVRQTLNNTLFKDFVLRMASLLEDDETPWRSFDPETGRLDFLAQTRQLFRDYYKMAGLDVPEYFADTICDDFKESSRNSWAKLYLTQEDDFKYRESDDSLLFDISKLNPANGFTADSIEKYRNALPIELCVNGINGKRGKFVEIKAKEFFNWIGERNPYADEAPATAPEPAKNDQQPAEKPKKKGFWARLFG, from the coding sequence ATGCCAAGCGAATCAGACTTAACTAAATTACACATTGTGTTTAACGGGCAGAAAACACCCCCGCTAAAAGTCAACCAGCTTTTTGATGCCCGCCGGTTCAACCGTTTTACGGCGATTACTGGGAAAGCCGATGCCGACTTTGTCAACCGCTACCTCAGCAAATTCATCCAAGCGGACATCGTACTCGGGGCATCCCCAGCGAAGCACGTTAATTCCGCGAGCGAAGTAATCACCAAGGTTGCCTTGACCGACGCTTTATTAGCGGTGGCGAATAAGAAGCCGGCGAAACTGTTTGAGGCCCTCTCAAGCAGCAACCAGGCCAACGTCTTAAACGGCCTGTTTAAGTTTGAATACGCGCCCGCCCAGGCTATCTACTCCCGTTTTTACCTGCTAAGCAACGAGGAGAGCGGGGACTGCCGGGTAATCCTCGGTAGTATCGACCTGACCGAGGAATCGTTTGCTAAGGACCGCAACCAATACAGCGAAGTGCTGGTTTTTGATAATGACCAGCGCCTCTTCGCCAACCTGCTGGAACACTTCAAGCACGACATTAAGCCGGTCCTGCGGCCATACTTCAGTGATAACCTTTTAAAGGCGGCCCAAAAGCAGCTGGACGAAAGTAAGAAGGACCAAAATGCCGCTGCTGCGGGGAACAATGTCGTCATTTTGGACAACGACACCACTGACCAGGTGGCTGCCCAGGACATGACCGACATCATCAGTCACGACCTCCAGCAGCAGATTGACAGTGCCATCATTCCTCATGACACGACCATCGCAATGCGCAACGTCACCACTGACCGCTCACTGGTCAAGGAGGGAATTGAACGGGACACTAAGCAGCACGATACCATCTACAACCTCCAAAAGCTCTCGGTTTCTCCCCGGGCGGCCAAGCCGAAGATCAAGGACCGGCAAAAAATCTACCAGCAGGTCAAAGAGGCGCTCGTAAGCGGCATGACACCCCAGCAGCGGTCAGCGGAGAAGAAGTACACGACCTTTTTGTATGATCGCCCGATGGAACGCAACCTGGTTAATAACAACAGTGGACTATACGTTCCTAATGATGCCGGGACCCACCCAATCCCGTTCGGCAAGCTGGCGACAATCAGCCAGATTCGCGATAGTCTAAAGAGTATTGATGACGTTATAAAGGGCTACCAGCGTTACGTGGTCGACTATTCGGATAATTACGGAAAACGTTTCTATGAAGCCATCATGTACAGCTTTACGGCGCCGTTTCTGTGGGAAATTCGGACAAAGGCCAGTTTGAACCCCGAAGACGGGAATGACATTCCAAACTTCCTCATTCTTGGGGCAACCGCGGGCTCCGGAAAGTCAACCCTTTTACGGATCATCAACCAGCTCACCTGGAATACCGACCGCTCCCTAATCGACTTTGGGACGATTTACCCAACGGACGTCGCGCAAAAGAAAAACAAAACGGTCGAGGCAATCGAACACTACATGAAGACGGGGAGTTCCTATCCCATTCTCTTAGACGAAATCGAACCGTACTTCTTCCAGCAGGATCAATACAGCCGGCACCTGGTCGTTGACACCATGAACGAACTAGTCAACAACCCGCAGGCCATCGCGCCGCTAATCGGGACGACCAACTATGACTCCGGCTTTACGATGCTTCGGGAAACCGCACGACGGACTTACTACTTGCAAATTGATAAGGTCATTGACGAAAAGCTCAAGGGTGAGGCCAACCGGTATATTTACAACGTCCGGCAAACCTTAAACAATACACTGTTTAAGGACTTCGTACTCCGGATGGCCAGCCTGTTAGAAGACGACGAGACCCCTTGGCGGTCCTTTGACCCCGAAACGGGGCGGCTCGACTTCCTTGCACAGACCCGGCAGCTGTTCCGTGATTATTACAAGATGGCTGGACTGGATGTTCCGGAATACTTTGCGGATACCATCTGCGACGACTTCAAGGAGAGTTCGCGGAACAGTTGGGCCAAACTCTACCTTACGCAGGAAGACGACTTCAAGTACCGGGAAAGCGACGATAGCCTGCTCTTCGATATTTCCAAGCTCAATCCGGCGAACGGCTTTACCGCTGACAGTATCGAAAAATACCGGAACGCCTTGCCAATTGAACTGTGCGTAAACGGCATTAATGGCAAGCGGGGGAAGTTTGTAGAAATCAAGGCAAAGGAGTTCTTTAACTGGATTGGGGAGCGCAATCCCTATGCCGACGAAGCACCAGCAACTGCTCCGGAACCCGCTAAGAACGACCAGCAGCCGGCGGAAAAGCCGAAGAAAAAGGGCTTTTGGGCCCGGCTGTTCGGCTAG
- a CDS encoding DNA/RNA non-specific endonuclease translates to MYRIKKRLWRTILALGLVLLFGGFINQSSGSNTAWAQGIQRLVSWGGNYHSGSQQSLPPTKEQAESVLTPAVRQQLGDSISWNGSGAFIVNNNRPQLNANISSAPYAVNLRDQQGRAWRGDAWLNRTTRQYRNRNETGNGATSWRPAGFLQASNLTGGYRHAYDRGHLLGYALVGGINRFDASESNPANIATQTAWANEARSSISTGQNYYEGLVRKALDRGKQVRYRVTDIYNGNDVVPAGAHIEALSSDGSLSFNVFVPNVQRNIKINYATGAVTQLNN, encoded by the coding sequence ATGTATCGAATTAAAAAGAGACTCTGGCGAACCATCCTCGCCCTTGGATTGGTACTACTGTTCGGCGGTTTCATCAACCAGTCCAGCGGCAGCAATACCGCCTGGGCGCAGGGCATTCAGCGGCTGGTCTCCTGGGGCGGTAATTACCACAGCGGGAGTCAGCAAAGCCTACCGCCAACTAAGGAACAGGCGGAGTCAGTACTAACACCGGCCGTCCGCCAGCAGTTAGGGGACTCTATCAGTTGGAATGGTTCTGGTGCCTTCATCGTCAACAATAACCGGCCGCAGCTGAACGCTAACATTAGCAGCGCGCCATACGCCGTTAATCTCCGTGACCAGCAGGGCCGGGCATGGCGGGGGGATGCCTGGCTCAATCGCACCACTCGTCAATACCGCAACCGGAATGAAACTGGTAACGGTGCTACTAGCTGGCGCCCAGCAGGATTTTTACAGGCCAGCAACCTGACTGGAGGTTACCGGCACGCCTATGACCGGGGGCACTTACTCGGCTACGCCCTAGTCGGGGGGATTAATCGTTTTGACGCCTCCGAATCTAACCCCGCCAACATCGCCACGCAGACCGCCTGGGCCAATGAGGCCCGCAGTTCGATCTCAACCGGGCAAAACTACTATGAAGGGCTCGTCCGCAAAGCGCTTGACCGGGGCAAGCAGGTGCGGTACCGGGTCACTGATATATACAACGGTAATGATGTCGTGCCAGCGGGCGCCCATATTGAGGCACTCTCCAGCGATGGTAGCTTATCTTTCAATGTCTTCGTGCCGAACGTGCAACGGAATATTAAAATTAATTACGCCACCGGGGCAGTAACACAATTGAATAACTAA
- a CDS encoding amino acid permease, whose amino-acid sequence MAEEKVKLRRTMTPGQMEMIAIGGTIGSGLFMGATSTIKWTGPSVLLAYAFVGLVLYGVMRALGEMIYISPGTGSFADYGDKYIHPFAGYLTKWSNIFQFIIVGISDIIAMSQYLNYWWPKLPDWFSGIIVIAMLTLANLVSAKAYGRLEFWFAMIKVVTIIVMIILGLLVIVLGLGNNWHPVGISNLWTHGGFFTGGFMGFMFSLSVIAGSYQGIELLGITAGEAASPRHAIVKSVKSVIWRILIFYIGAIFVIVSIYPWNKLDVVGSPFVETFTKVGITGAAGIINFVVLTAALSGANSGIYSASRMLFKLSIDKQVPKFFGKLSKRVVPNVAVLTIAFWIALGFIVNSIISVVNKDASNIFVIVYSSSVLPGMVPWFVILLAELNYRRQHPEDLVDHPFKMPLYPLYNYFSLAALAIILVFMFFNPDTRVSVSVGVIFIIIIWFAFRWQLKRDPERAN is encoded by the coding sequence ATGGCGGAAGAAAAGGTCAAACTTAGACGGACGATGACGCCCGGACAAATGGAAATGATTGCAATTGGGGGGACTATCGGTAGTGGTCTTTTCATGGGGGCTACGTCAACGATTAAATGGACCGGGCCGTCAGTTTTACTGGCATACGCCTTCGTTGGTTTAGTTCTCTACGGCGTAATGCGGGCACTGGGGGAAATGATTTACATTAGCCCCGGCACTGGGTCCTTCGCCGACTACGGTGATAAGTATATTCATCCCTTTGCCGGTTATTTGACCAAGTGGAGCAATATTTTCCAGTTTATCATCGTGGGGATTTCAGACATCATCGCAATGTCCCAATACCTGAACTATTGGTGGCCGAAGCTGCCCGATTGGTTCTCTGGGATTATTGTGATTGCAATGCTGACCCTCGCCAACCTGGTTTCAGCAAAGGCGTATGGCCGGCTGGAATTCTGGTTCGCAATGATTAAGGTGGTAACGATTATCGTGATGATCATTCTGGGTCTGCTGGTAATCGTCCTTGGGTTAGGAAACAATTGGCACCCTGTTGGTATCTCCAACTTATGGACGCACGGCGGCTTCTTCACCGGTGGCTTCATGGGCTTCATGTTCTCACTGTCAGTGATTGCCGGGTCTTATCAGGGAATCGAGCTGCTGGGAATCACGGCCGGGGAAGCTGCTTCTCCACGGCACGCCATCGTCAAGTCTGTTAAGTCTGTTATCTGGCGGATTTTAATCTTCTACATCGGTGCAATCTTCGTAATCGTTTCAATTTATCCATGGAACAAACTAGACGTTGTTGGTTCACCGTTTGTCGAAACCTTTACTAAGGTCGGAATTACTGGTGCAGCTGGAATCATTAACTTCGTTGTCTTGACGGCAGCGCTGTCCGGAGCTAATTCAGGAATTTACAGTGCTAGTCGGATGCTCTTCAAGTTGTCCATTGACAAGCAGGTACCGAAATTCTTCGGCAAACTTTCCAAGCGGGTGGTTCCAAACGTCGCTGTCTTAACGATTGCCTTCTGGATTGCCCTTGGTTTCATTGTTAACTCCATCATTTCGGTCGTAAATAAGGACGCAAGCAACATCTTCGTAATTGTTTATAGTTCTAGTGTCCTGCCCGGGATGGTACCGTGGTTCGTAATCCTGCTGGCCGAATTAAATTACCGCCGGCAGCACCCTGAAGACTTAGTTGACCACCCATTCAAGATGCCACTTTACCCGCTGTACAACTACTTTAGTTTGGCGGCCTTGGCAATCATCCTGGTCTTCATGTTCTTCAATCCAGATACTCGGGTTTCCGTTTCGGTAGGGGTTATCTTTATCATCATTATCTGGTTCGCCTTCCGCTGGCAGCTAAAGCGGGATCCAGAGCGGGCCAACTAA